One genomic region from Primulina huaijiensis isolate GDHJ02 unplaced genomic scaffold, ASM1229523v2 scaffold42183, whole genome shotgun sequence encodes:
- the LOC140969522 gene encoding uncharacterized protein — translation MPRQRDQEDGGSGANNHRREMGFPVVYAFKASDEQVKDLRRRCERGSKGGGGMFDNDAMEACGEKFNNNGFINFIDGENPDENCKTFRNKQPKLCSRGHWKPSEDNKLRELVAVYGPKNWNLIAGNLTGRSSKSCRLRWHNQLDPKINKGAFGEEEEGRLMAAQTQYGNKWSLISRLFPGRTDNAVKNHWHVVMARRYRELSNSCMKLGKWSSQSANYYTRFNTDENSATSGWEKRGRRMKREILLQDSTMKNNLSKSEISFAGPSSTGESHCDQNTSSTIPIFIDFLGVGDS, via the exons ATGCCGCGGCAACGCGACCAAGAAGATGGTGGCTCCGGCGCCAACAACCACCGTCGTGAAATGGGTTTCCCTGTCGTCTATGCTTTCAAGGCTTCTGATGAACAAGTTAAGGACTTGCGAAGGAGATGTGAACGCGGTTCGAAGGGAGGGGGAGGAATGTTTGATAATGATGCAATGGAAGCTTGCGGCGAGAAATTTAATAACAATGGCTTCATCAACTTCATTGATGGAGAAAACCCAGATGAAAATTGCAAAACTTTTAGAAATAAGCAGCCGAAATTATGTTCTAGAGGGCACTGGAAACCTTCAGAAGACAACAAACTGAGAGAACTTGTAGCCGTGTACGGTCCGAAGAACTGGAACCTCATAGCTGGAAATCTAACAGGAAGATCAA GCAAAAGCTGCAGATTGAGATGGCATAATCAGCTGGACCCGAAGATCAACAAAGGAGCTTTCGGTGAAGAAGAGGAGGGAAGATTAATGGCGGCTCAAACACAATACGGCAACAAATGGTCGCTGATTTCCAGGCTTTTTCCAGGTAGAACAGATAATGCAGTGAAGAATCACTGGCACGTTGTGATGGCCAGGAGATACAGGGAGCTATCAAATTCATGCATGAAACTTGGAAAATGGAGTTCTCAGTCTGCAAATTATTACACAAGATTTAACACGGATGAAAATTCTGCAACTTCTG GTTGGGAGAAGAGGGGACGGCGCATGAAAAGGGAAATATTGTTGCAGGATTCAACAATGAAAAACAATTTGTCAAAGTCTGAAATATCATTTGCTGGACCGTCATCGACTGGAGAGAGCCATTGCGATCAGAACACTAGTTCTACAATTCCTATTTTCATAGATTTTCTTGGAGTCGGGGACTCGTAA